The proteins below come from a single Acidovorax sp. NCPPB 4044 genomic window:
- a CDS encoding DUF6776 family protein: protein MRLKLLRRRLTVSAPRVSVRSAMPWPLRWMVLAAFIGLCAAVALWVFEFGKSIAGLDSRSRDELVQLRQEVIRLREETRVRHDATSAEGSLLTAERAALERVMARTRQLEADNRTLRDDLGFFEKLIPAGKADGISIRGLQVEAIGAGQLRWQILVIQPVRNAPEFKGRMELQAEGTRDGKPWTQLLPGGSQALQFEHYRRVEGLSEIPANAVVKTVTARVLEGNAVRATHHFPMQ from the coding sequence ATGCGACTCAAGCTGCTTCGGCGCCGTCTGACAGTCAGTGCGCCGCGGGTTTCGGTCCGCAGCGCCATGCCCTGGCCCTTGCGATGGATGGTCCTGGCGGCCTTCATCGGATTGTGTGCAGCCGTCGCTCTGTGGGTCTTCGAGTTCGGCAAGAGCATCGCGGGGCTGGATTCTCGCTCGCGCGACGAATTGGTCCAGCTGAGGCAGGAGGTGATCCGGCTGCGCGAGGAAACGCGGGTCCGCCACGATGCCACCAGCGCCGAAGGCTCTCTGCTGACAGCCGAGCGTGCGGCTCTGGAGCGGGTGATGGCACGCACACGCCAACTGGAGGCCGACAACCGGACGCTGCGCGATGACCTGGGATTCTTCGAGAAACTGATTCCTGCAGGCAAGGCGGATGGCATCAGCATCCGCGGCCTGCAGGTCGAAGCCATCGGCGCGGGCCAGTTGCGCTGGCAGATCCTGGTGATACAGCCGGTGCGCAACGCCCCCGAATTCAAGGGTCGGATGGAGCTGCAGGCCGAGGGAACCCGGGACGGCAAGCCGTGGACACAGCTGTTGCCGGGCGGTAGCCAGGCCCTGCAGTTCGAACACTACCGGCGGGTGGAGGGGCTGTCGGAGATTCCTGCCAATGCCGTGGTAAAAACCGTGACCGCCCGGGTCCTGGAGGGCAACGCGGTACGCGCCACCCACCATTTCCCGATGCAGTGA
- a CDS encoding 23S rRNA (adenine(2030)-N(6))-methyltransferase RlmJ, with protein sequence MFSYRHAFHAGNHADVLKHTVLIATLQHLTQKDAALTVLDTHAGAGLFRLDGDYAATSGEAADGILRLAASALPQGTVLAPALQAYADLVKEFNTGSASKVYPGSPFIAQRLLRGHDKLKLFELHPTDLRSLAGNVAQLEAGRQVAVLHEDGFEGIRKFLPPPSRRGLVLCDPSYEIKSDYGRVQDMLAEALRRFATGTYAVWYPIIPRPEAHDLPKRLKTLAVRAGKPWLHATLTVKSSKITAGADGTQRRPGLPASGMFLVNPPFTLKAALQPALPQMAKLLAQDEHATHTLESGG encoded by the coding sequence ATGTTCAGTTATCGCCACGCCTTCCATGCGGGCAACCATGCCGATGTGCTCAAACACACGGTGTTGATCGCCACCCTGCAACACCTGACGCAGAAAGACGCAGCACTGACCGTGCTCGATACCCATGCCGGAGCGGGCCTTTTCCGCCTGGATGGGGACTATGCCGCCACCAGCGGCGAAGCGGCCGACGGCATCCTGCGCCTTGCGGCTTCCGCCCTGCCCCAGGGCACCGTGCTGGCCCCTGCGCTGCAGGCCTACGCGGATTTGGTGAAAGAGTTCAACACCGGCAGCGCCTCCAAGGTCTATCCGGGCTCGCCGTTCATCGCGCAGCGGCTGCTGCGCGGCCACGACAAGCTGAAGCTGTTCGAACTCCATCCGACGGACCTGCGCTCGCTGGCGGGCAATGTGGCCCAGCTCGAAGCCGGGCGGCAGGTGGCGGTGCTGCACGAAGACGGTTTCGAGGGCATCCGCAAGTTCCTGCCTCCGCCCTCGCGGCGCGGCCTGGTCCTGTGCGACCCGAGCTACGAGATCAAGAGCGACTACGGCCGCGTCCAGGACATGCTGGCAGAGGCGCTGCGGCGCTTCGCCACGGGCACCTATGCCGTGTGGTACCCCATCATTCCGCGGCCGGAAGCCCACGATCTGCCCAAGCGCCTGAAGACACTGGCGGTGCGTGCCGGCAAGCCCTGGCTGCACGCGACCCTGACGGTGAAGTCCAGCAAGATCACGGCCGGCGCGGACGGTACGCAGCGGCGCCCCGGGCTGCCGGCCAGCGGGATGTTCCTGGTCAACCCGCCCTTTACCCTGAAAGCGGCCCTGCAGCCGGCACTGCCGCAGATGGCGAAACTGCTGGCGCAGGACGAGCACGCCACCCACACCCTCGAATCCGGCGGCTGA
- the mdtD gene encoding multidrug transporter subunit MdtD yields the protein MSLSPSAHTELPVPPPVQAPERRILLWIVAVGFFMQTLDATIVNTALPAMAGSLGESPLRMQSVIVAYSLTMAMLIPASGWLADRFGTRKVFLFAIAVFSLGSLACAASRHLGELVAARVLQGLGGALLLPVGRLAVLRTFPRGEFLEAMSFVAIPGLIGPLLGPTLGGWLVQSASWHWVFLINLPVGVAGFLATARFMPNVRAPKVDGFDLAGYVLLAFGMVSISLSIEAAGVVGRGGAAALGVGGLVALVVYWLHAARHERPLYSPQLFRVRTLSVGLLGNLFCRLGSGAMPFLIPVSLQLLLGYSPLHAGLMMLPAALAGMAMKRAAAPLIRRHGYRNVLVGNTAVLGLLMASFALRDPAWPLAWQVLQLAAFGAVNSLQFTGMNTITLKDLDGASASSGNGLLSMVQMLAMSLGVAVAGAVLSEWSQAYGGAQVPGAVLHAFQSTFLTVDFITVASAAVFWQLPQEARVPPREGPEVSGQG from the coding sequence ATGTCTCTGTCGCCCAGCGCCCATACCGAGTTACCCGTGCCGCCACCGGTCCAGGCCCCGGAGCGCCGCATTCTGCTCTGGATCGTGGCCGTGGGCTTTTTCATGCAGACCCTGGATGCGACCATCGTCAACACGGCCCTGCCGGCCATGGCCGGCAGCCTCGGCGAAAGCCCGCTGCGCATGCAGTCGGTGATCGTTGCCTATTCGCTCACGATGGCCATGTTGATTCCCGCGTCGGGCTGGCTGGCGGACCGCTTCGGGACGCGCAAGGTGTTCCTGTTCGCCATCGCGGTGTTCTCGCTGGGGTCACTGGCGTGCGCGGCATCGCGGCACCTCGGGGAACTGGTGGCGGCGCGGGTGCTGCAGGGGCTGGGCGGTGCGCTGCTGCTTCCGGTGGGGCGGCTCGCGGTGCTGCGCACCTTTCCGCGCGGCGAGTTCCTGGAGGCGATGAGCTTCGTCGCCATTCCCGGGTTGATCGGTCCACTGCTTGGGCCGACGCTGGGCGGCTGGCTGGTGCAGAGCGCGTCGTGGCACTGGGTGTTCCTCATCAACCTGCCGGTGGGGGTGGCCGGTTTTCTGGCCACTGCGCGGTTCATGCCCAATGTGCGGGCGCCGAAGGTCGACGGTTTCGATCTGGCCGGATACGTGCTGCTGGCTTTCGGCATGGTATCGATCTCGCTTTCGATCGAGGCCGCCGGCGTCGTGGGGCGCGGGGGCGCTGCGGCGCTGGGAGTCGGCGGGCTCGTGGCGCTGGTCGTGTACTGGCTGCATGCCGCTCGGCACGAACGGCCGCTGTACTCGCCGCAGCTGTTCAGGGTGCGGACGCTATCGGTGGGGCTGCTCGGCAATCTGTTCTGCCGGCTGGGCAGCGGTGCGATGCCGTTCCTGATCCCCGTGTCGCTGCAGCTGTTGCTGGGGTATTCGCCCCTGCATGCCGGGCTGATGATGCTGCCCGCGGCCCTGGCAGGCATGGCCATGAAGCGCGCCGCGGCCCCGCTCATCCGGCGTCATGGCTACCGCAATGTGCTGGTCGGCAACACCGCCGTGCTGGGCCTGTTGATGGCGAGCTTCGCTCTGCGCGATCCTGCCTGGCCGCTGGCTTGGCAGGTTCTGCAGCTGGCTGCCTTCGGCGCGGTGAACTCGCTGCAGTTCACGGGCATGAACACCATCACGCTCAAGGATCTGGACGGGGCCAGTGCCAGCAGCGGCAACGGCCTGCTGTCGATGGTGCAGATGCTGGCCATGAGCCTGGGTGTGGCGGTGGCTGGTGCGGTGCTGTCGGAATGGAGCCAGGCGTACGGTGGTGCGCAGGTGCCGGGCGCGGTGCTGCATGCGTTCCAGTCCACGTTCCTGACGGTGGATTTCATCACGGTGGCTTCGGCGGCCGTGTTCTGGCAGTTGCCACAGGAGGCCCGCGTGCCGCCGCGGGAAGGGCCCGAGGTGTCCGGCCAGGGCTAG
- a CDS encoding serine/threonine protein kinase: MSAPSLVTEPPGDVHHVDALSAGARLGEFEVVSLLGVGGFGMVYKAFDHSLLRFVAIKEYMPTALAARAQGQSLWVRSSSHEQSFQAGLASFVAEARLLAQFDHPSLVKVFRFWEANQTAYMVMPLYTGMTLKQARAHMRTPPPEAWLRKVLWSVLGALRVLHDGQTLHRDISPDNIFLQDSGPPVLLDLGAARHAITDHSHRLTAVLKVNYAPIEQYNDEGNDLRQGPWSDLYSVGAVMHGCLCNDTPLPATLRAIRDRMVPFSRVAKTVRRQFGVDYSAPFVAGISQALALQPEERPQSIDEFLRAIDMTVPPEGMGQFDFRAELGDIWVEPADRRGAGVAVPMIDITSVPAPMSGVSMPAPMAAVLSTPAPAAAVVARRSAEPPAAPAHAQDTGGDTVFLDSAVDAGDSVFEPTVVHGAPRAAASDAQEGGPRQRAPGKWPRAWFAAAALALLAVAAGGAVWMQQPEAKPVAAPRTPEEEIIVETAEPVPAAGAPSDAASDAAVAAVDGAQPAGPAPAASSPVSVPPGLALAAASTPPRPSAGPQGFGTRSGCCGCAVRACGPGGGGRTRGRGAPCAPRGGPRRGLRGCGLPGETHVHSPGMPAPCRGKPPPVRREPPPPGSRGAPQAHAVAMSLLASW, from the coding sequence ATGTCCGCTCCATCCCTTGTCACCGAACCTCCGGGCGATGTCCACCACGTGGATGCCTTGTCGGCCGGGGCGCGCCTGGGCGAATTCGAGGTGGTGTCGCTGCTCGGTGTCGGCGGCTTCGGCATGGTCTACAAGGCTTTCGACCACTCGCTGCTGCGGTTCGTGGCCATCAAGGAATACATGCCCACGGCACTCGCGGCCCGGGCGCAGGGGCAGTCGCTCTGGGTGCGTTCGTCCTCCCACGAGCAGTCGTTCCAGGCCGGACTGGCTTCCTTCGTGGCCGAAGCGCGGCTGCTGGCGCAGTTCGACCACCCGTCCCTGGTGAAGGTCTTCCGGTTCTGGGAAGCCAACCAGACCGCCTACATGGTCATGCCGCTCTACACGGGCATGACCCTCAAGCAGGCGCGCGCCCACATGCGGACGCCGCCGCCCGAGGCCTGGCTGCGCAAGGTGCTGTGGTCCGTGCTGGGCGCCCTGCGCGTGCTGCACGACGGTCAGACGCTGCACCGCGACATCTCGCCGGACAACATCTTCCTGCAGGATTCCGGGCCGCCCGTGCTGCTCGACCTGGGCGCCGCACGGCATGCGATCACCGACCATTCACACCGGCTCACCGCGGTGCTCAAGGTCAATTACGCACCCATCGAGCAGTACAACGACGAAGGCAACGACCTGCGGCAGGGGCCCTGGAGCGATCTGTATTCCGTCGGGGCGGTGATGCACGGCTGCCTGTGCAACGACACCCCGCTGCCGGCCACGCTGCGCGCCATCCGCGACCGGATGGTTCCTTTTTCGCGCGTCGCGAAGACGGTGCGCCGGCAGTTCGGCGTGGATTACTCCGCCCCGTTCGTCGCCGGGATCTCGCAGGCACTCGCCCTGCAGCCCGAAGAGCGGCCACAGAGCATCGACGAATTCCTGCGCGCCATCGACATGACCGTGCCGCCCGAAGGCATGGGGCAGTTCGATTTCCGCGCCGAACTGGGCGATATCTGGGTCGAGCCGGCGGATCGCCGCGGGGCGGGCGTCGCCGTGCCCATGATCGACATCACGTCGGTGCCCGCGCCGATGTCCGGCGTGTCGATGCCGGCGCCCATGGCGGCTGTCCTGTCCACTCCCGCGCCTGCGGCGGCCGTGGTGGCCCGGCGGAGCGCGGAACCCCCTGCGGCACCCGCCCATGCCCAGGACACGGGGGGCGACACGGTATTCCTCGACAGTGCGGTGGACGCGGGAGACTCCGTGTTCGAGCCCACGGTGGTGCATGGAGCGCCCCGAGCGGCTGCCAGCGACGCGCAGGAAGGCGGCCCCCGCCAGCGCGCGCCCGGCAAGTGGCCCCGCGCATGGTTCGCCGCCGCGGCACTGGCCCTCCTTGCCGTGGCGGCCGGCGGCGCCGTGTGGATGCAGCAACCCGAGGCGAAGCCGGTGGCTGCACCGCGCACGCCCGAAGAAGAAATCATCGTCGAGACGGCAGAACCGGTGCCTGCAGCCGGGGCCCCGTCCGATGCGGCATCCGACGCCGCGGTGGCCGCCGTGGACGGCGCACAGCCCGCAGGCCCGGCGCCAGCCGCATCGTCGCCGGTATCGGTGCCGCCCGGCCTTGCCCTGGCCGCCGCTTCGACCCCCCCGCGCCCGTCCGCCGGCCCGCAAGGCTTCGGAACCCGGAGTGGCTGCTGCGGCTGCGCCGTCCGCGCCTGCGGCCCCGGCGGAGGCGGCCGCACCCGTGGCCGCGGCGCGCCCTGCGCCCCGCGTGGCGGGCCCCGACGAGGCCTGCGCGGATGCGGGCTTCCTGGCGAAACCCATGTGCATTCACCAGGAATGCCAGCGCCCTGCCGTGGCAAACCACCCCCTGTGCGTCGAGAACCGCCGCCGCCTGGAAGCCGAGGAGCGCCGCAGGCTCATGCTGTCGCAATGAGCCTGCTTGCCTCCTGGTGA
- a CDS encoding anhydro-N-acetylmuramic acid kinase, whose amino-acid sequence MISSVATERCIGLMSGTSLDGVDGALVEFSDGGLRVAGFQSAPLAPDLKAELLALNTVGADELHRAALAANALVRTYTEVVQRLLEAACLAPSDIRAIGAHGQTVRHRPGLYDGTGYTIQLNSPALLAERTGIAVVADFRSRDVAAGGQGAPLVPAFHQAVFGRAGTTVCVLNIGGIANLSVLGADGDVLGFDCGPGNALMDHWCERHTGQPYDADGAWAAQGQVIPALLDRLLAEPYLHQPPPKSTGRDLFHADWLCGHLQALPAAAPVDVQATLTELTARACALDVERHGRASRQLAVCGGGARNRHLMCRLAALLPAVQVQATDALGLLSQQVEAAAFAWLAYRALQHQPGNLPQVTGAAGPRILGALHPA is encoded by the coding sequence TTGATTTCTTCCGTCGCCACCGAACGCTGCATCGGCCTCATGTCGGGCACCTCGCTCGACGGGGTGGACGGCGCGCTGGTGGAGTTCTCGGACGGGGGGTTGCGCGTGGCCGGATTCCAGTCAGCGCCGTTGGCACCGGATCTCAAGGCCGAACTGCTCGCGCTCAACACCGTCGGCGCCGATGAACTGCACCGCGCCGCGCTGGCCGCCAACGCCCTGGTGCGCACATACACCGAGGTCGTTCAGCGGCTGCTCGAAGCCGCCTGTCTTGCACCGTCCGACATCCGCGCCATCGGCGCACACGGGCAGACCGTGCGGCATCGGCCCGGCCTCTACGACGGAACGGGCTACACGATCCAGCTCAACAGCCCTGCCCTGCTCGCCGAGCGCACGGGCATCGCCGTGGTGGCCGATTTCCGGAGCCGCGACGTGGCGGCCGGCGGCCAGGGAGCGCCGCTGGTCCCGGCTTTCCACCAGGCCGTTTTCGGACGCGCCGGCACCACGGTGTGCGTGCTGAACATCGGCGGCATCGCCAACCTCAGCGTGCTGGGCGCGGATGGCGACGTGCTGGGTTTCGACTGCGGACCGGGCAACGCGCTGATGGACCACTGGTGCGAACGCCACACCGGCCAGCCCTACGATGCCGACGGCGCCTGGGCGGCACAGGGCCAGGTCATTCCCGCGCTGCTGGACCGTTTGCTGGCAGAGCCCTACCTGCACCAGCCTCCACCCAAGAGCACGGGCCGGGACTTGTTCCACGCCGACTGGCTCTGTGGCCATCTGCAGGCGCTGCCTGCCGCGGCGCCGGTGGACGTGCAAGCCACCCTCACCGAGTTGACGGCGCGCGCTTGCGCGCTCGACGTCGAACGGCATGGCCGTGCCAGCAGGCAATTGGCCGTCTGCGGGGGCGGAGCGCGCAACAGGCATTTGATGTGCCGCCTGGCGGCCCTGCTGCCCGCAGTGCAGGTGCAGGCGACCGATGCGCTGGGCTTGCTTTCCCAACAGGTCGAGGCCGCCGCGTTCGCCTGGCTCGCCTACCGTGCACTGCAGCACCAGCCCGGCAATTTGCCGCAGGTCACGGGCGCCGCCGGCCCGAGGATCCTCGGCGCGCTCCATCCTGCCTGA
- a CDS encoding bactofilin family protein: MFSRKKQPPIKSLIAHGTRINGEVVFAEGLRIDGEVAGDVRAQSGEQPTILVVSESARVEGAVHAAHVIINGTVIGPVHAAELLELQPKARITGNVHYKALEMHQGATIAGQMSPSTVLVEEKPTLKLASNAG; encoded by the coding sequence ATGTTTTCCCGCAAGAAGCAGCCCCCCATCAAGAGCCTCATCGCGCATGGCACCCGCATCAACGGCGAGGTGGTGTTTGCCGAAGGATTGCGCATCGATGGCGAGGTCGCGGGAGATGTACGCGCCCAGAGCGGGGAGCAGCCCACGATCCTCGTGGTGTCGGAGTCGGCGCGTGTGGAAGGTGCGGTGCATGCCGCCCACGTGATCATCAACGGCACGGTGATCGGCCCGGTGCATGCGGCGGAGTTGCTCGAACTGCAGCCCAAGGCGCGGATCACGGGCAACGTGCATTACAAGGCCCTGGAGATGCACCAGGGCGCCACGATCGCCGGGCAGATGAGCCCTTCGACCGTTCTGGTCGAGGAAAAGCCCACACTCAAATTGGCGTCAAACGCCGGCTGA
- the erpA gene encoding iron-sulfur cluster insertion protein ErpA, with product MSAVADNVQTEMPAPIVFTDSAAAKVADLIAEEGNPDLKLRVFVQGGGCSGFQYGFTFDEITNEDDTTMTKNGVSLLIDAMSYQYLVGAEIDYKEDLQGAQFVIKNPNATTTCGCGSSFSA from the coding sequence ATGAGTGCAGTAGCCGATAACGTCCAGACCGAAATGCCCGCCCCCATTGTCTTCACCGACAGTGCTGCCGCCAAGGTGGCGGACCTCATAGCCGAGGAAGGCAACCCCGATCTGAAGCTGCGTGTCTTCGTGCAGGGCGGCGGTTGCTCCGGTTTCCAGTACGGCTTCACGTTCGACGAGATCACGAACGAAGACGACACGACCATGACCAAGAACGGCGTGTCGCTGCTCATCGATGCCATGAGCTACCAGTACCTCGTGGGTGCCGAGATCGACTACAAGGAAGACCTGCAGGGCGCGCAGTTCGTCATCAAGAATCCCAATGCAACCACCACCTGTGGTTGTGGATCGAGCTTTTCGGCCTGA
- the tyrS gene encoding tyrosine--tRNA ligase yields MNQSTVTTFPITDGVGQALEVSLRGADELLPRDEWTKKLARAEATGIPLRIKLGLDPTAPDIHIGHTVVLNKMRQLQDLGHQVIFLIGDFTTLIGDPSGRNSTRPPLTPEQIKANAETYYRQASMVLDPAKTEIRYNSEWSEPLGAAGMIQLAAKYTVARMMERDDFHRRFTGGQSISLHEFLYPLLQGYDSVALKSDLELGGTDQKFNLLMGRHLQQEYGQEPQCILTMPLLVGLDGVDKMSKSKGNYIGIAEDANTMFAKVLSISDTLMWDWYTLLSFKSLAEIAVLRKEVEDGRNPKDAKVMLAKEITARFHSASAADAAEADFVNRSKGGVPDEIPEVALQGAPLGIGALLKQANLAPSTSEANRLIDGGGVRVEGSVVSDRGLKLEAGTYVVQVGKRKFARVTLG; encoded by the coding sequence ATGAATCAATCCACTGTTACAACATTCCCGATCACCGATGGTGTAGGACAGGCGCTGGAGGTTTCGTTGCGCGGGGCTGACGAACTGCTGCCCCGGGATGAGTGGACGAAGAAGCTGGCACGGGCCGAGGCTACGGGGATCCCATTGCGCATCAAGCTGGGACTCGACCCAACCGCGCCGGACATCCATATCGGCCACACGGTGGTGCTCAACAAGATGCGGCAGCTCCAGGATCTGGGGCACCAGGTGATCTTTCTCATCGGTGACTTCACCACGCTCATCGGCGATCCGTCGGGGCGCAACTCCACCCGCCCGCCGCTCACCCCGGAGCAGATCAAGGCCAACGCCGAGACCTACTACCGCCAGGCCAGCATGGTGCTGGACCCCGCGAAGACCGAGATCCGCTACAACAGCGAATGGAGCGAGCCGCTCGGCGCGGCCGGCATGATCCAGCTCGCGGCCAAGTACACCGTGGCACGCATGATGGAGCGCGACGATTTCCACAGGCGGTTCACGGGCGGGCAGTCGATCAGCCTGCACGAATTCCTCTACCCGCTTTTGCAGGGGTATGACTCGGTCGCGCTCAAGAGCGACCTGGAGCTCGGCGGCACGGACCAGAAATTCAATCTGCTGATGGGGCGCCATCTGCAGCAGGAGTACGGGCAGGAGCCGCAGTGCATCCTGACCATGCCGCTGCTCGTGGGCCTGGACGGCGTGGACAAGATGTCCAAGTCAAAGGGCAACTACATCGGCATCGCCGAAGACGCCAACACCATGTTCGCCAAGGTGCTGTCGATCTCCGACACGCTCATGTGGGACTGGTACACGCTGCTGTCCTTCAAGTCGCTGGCCGAGATCGCCGTGCTTCGGAAGGAAGTCGAGGACGGGCGCAATCCCAAGGATGCGAAGGTGATGCTCGCGAAGGAAATCACTGCCCGATTCCACAGCGCCTCGGCGGCAGATGCGGCCGAGGCGGACTTCGTGAACCGCAGCAAGGGCGGTGTGCCGGACGAGATTCCCGAGGTCGCGCTGCAGGGCGCTCCGTTGGGGATCGGTGCGCTGCTGAAGCAGGCCAACCTCGCGCCGTCCACGAGTGAGGCGAACCGCCTCATCGATGGCGGCGGTGTGCGCGTGGAAGGTAGCGTGGTAAGCGACCGGGGGCTCAAGCTGGAAGCCGGCACTTACGTGGTCCAGGTCGGCAAGCGCAAGTTCGCCCGCGTGACGCTGGGCTGA
- the rpsI gene encoding 30S ribosomal protein S9, giving the protein MIGEWNNGTGRRKSSVARVFLKKGSGKITVNGKDIQQYFGRETSIMIAKQPLALTNHVETFDIQVNVHGGGESGQAGATRHGITRALIDYDASLKPALSQAGFVTRDAREVERKKVGLHSARRAKQFSKR; this is encoded by the coding sequence ATGATTGGTGAATGGAACAATGGCACCGGCCGTCGCAAGTCCAGCGTCGCTCGTGTGTTTCTGAAGAAGGGTTCCGGCAAGATCACTGTGAATGGCAAAGACATTCAGCAGTATTTCGGCCGTGAGACGTCCATCATGATCGCCAAGCAGCCGCTCGCGCTGACCAACCATGTCGAAACGTTCGACATCCAGGTCAACGTGCACGGCGGCGGTGAGTCCGGCCAGGCCGGCGCTACCCGCCACGGCATCACCCGCGCTCTGATCGACTACGACGCATCCCTGAAGCCCGCACTGAGCCAAGCCGGCTTCGTGACCCGCGATGCCCGTGAAGTCGAGCGTAAGAAGGTCGGTCTGCATTCCGCACGCCGCGCCAAGCAGTTCTCAAAGCGCTGA
- a CDS encoding M23 family metallopeptidase has protein sequence MNNGLTSAGLALLDRLSRIARNHPKRITAAVAAVLLTGGGGAFAVASFAPDPGDLPRSLVEYPVDSLAGDQPLSALVDIPSYSLYRTDQTRSSDTAEAILQRLGVADPAAAAFLRGDGQVRQTLLGRGGRSVSAETTDDHRLLKLTARWVQDDSGNFRRLVVERQGNAFASRIETAPLTVGTRLAGGVIRSSLFAATDASSIPDGVAIQLAEVFASNIDFHRALRKDDRFSVVYETLEADGEPLRSGRVVSAEFHNNGKTYDAVWFQEPGAAKGAYYTLEGESMRRAYLTSPVEFSRVTSGFKMRFHPILQKWRAHLGTDFAAPTGTAVRTVGDGTVDFAGVQNGYGNVVYIKHRNQHVTVYAHLSRIDVRQGQSVDQGQTIGAVGATGWATGPHLHFEFRVNGQHQDPMTIAQQSEAAQPVSAASRAAFTRLASNMRVQLSAASQVLQASAQ, from the coding sequence TTGAACAACGGCTTGACATCCGCCGGCCTCGCTTTGCTGGACCGGCTATCGCGCATTGCCCGGAACCATCCCAAACGCATCACCGCAGCCGTGGCCGCTGTCCTGCTGACCGGCGGCGGCGGCGCCTTCGCCGTAGCGTCATTCGCCCCCGATCCGGGCGACCTGCCGCGCAGCCTTGTCGAGTACCCGGTGGATTCGCTCGCAGGCGACCAGCCGCTGTCCGCCCTGGTGGATATCCCCAGCTACTCGCTCTACCGCACCGACCAGACCCGCAGCAGCGACACGGCCGAGGCCATCCTGCAACGCCTGGGCGTGGCCGATCCTGCTGCCGCTGCTTTCCTGCGCGGCGACGGGCAGGTCCGGCAGACCCTGCTGGGCCGCGGCGGCCGTTCGGTCTCCGCGGAAACCACCGATGACCATCGCCTGCTGAAGCTCACGGCACGCTGGGTACAGGACGACAGCGGCAATTTCCGCCGCCTCGTGGTCGAGCGACAAGGCAACGCCTTCGCATCGCGCATCGAAACGGCCCCGCTCACCGTGGGCACCCGGCTGGCCGGCGGCGTCATCCGCAGCTCGCTCTTCGCCGCCACCGACGCGTCCAGCATTCCGGACGGCGTGGCCATCCAACTGGCCGAAGTGTTCGCGAGCAACATCGATTTCCACCGGGCCCTGCGCAAGGACGACCGCTTTTCGGTCGTGTACGAAACCCTCGAAGCCGATGGCGAACCGCTGCGCAGTGGACGCGTGGTGAGCGCGGAGTTCCACAACAACGGCAAGACGTACGACGCCGTCTGGTTCCAGGAACCGGGCGCCGCCAAGGGGGCTTACTACACCCTCGAAGGCGAAAGCATGCGACGCGCCTACCTCACCTCGCCCGTGGAGTTCTCGCGCGTCACCAGCGGCTTCAAGATGCGCTTCCACCCCATCCTGCAAAAGTGGCGCGCCCATCTGGGCACCGATTTCGCGGCGCCGACCGGAACGGCCGTGCGCACCGTCGGCGATGGCACGGTCGATTTCGCCGGCGTGCAGAACGGCTACGGCAACGTCGTCTACATCAAGCACCGCAACCAGCACGTGACCGTGTACGCCCACCTGAGCCGCATCGACGTACGGCAGGGCCAGTCGGTCGACCAGGGCCAGACCATCGGGGCCGTGGGTGCCACGGGCTGGGCGACGGGCCCGCATCTGCACTTCGAATTCCGCGTGAACGGGCAGCACCAGGACCCGATGACCATTGCGCAGCAGAGCGAAGCCGCGCAGCCGGTTTCCGCCGCTTCGCGCGCCGCCTTCACCCGGCTGGCATCCAACATGCGCGTGCAGCTCTCGGCGGCATCGCAGGTGCTCCAGGCCAGCGCGCAATAA
- the rplM gene encoding 50S ribosomal protein L13, whose protein sequence is MTTFSAKPAEVVHEWFVIDATDKVLGRVASEVALRLRGKHKAIYTPHVDTGDFIVIINASKLKVTGTKSLDKVYYRHSGYPGGITATNFRDLQAKHPGRALEKAVKGMLPKGPLGYAMIKKLKVYGGAEHPHTAQQPKALEI, encoded by the coding sequence ATGACTACGTTCAGCGCAAAGCCCGCTGAGGTTGTGCACGAGTGGTTTGTGATTGACGCGACCGACAAGGTCCTCGGACGAGTAGCCAGCGAAGTTGCTCTCCGTCTGCGCGGCAAACACAAGGCCATTTACACGCCTCACGTCGATACCGGCGATTTCATCGTCATCATCAACGCCTCCAAGCTCAAGGTCACCGGCACCAAGTCCCTGGACAAGGTGTACTACCGCCATTCCGGCTATCCCGGTGGCATCACGGCGACGAACTTCCGCGATCTGCAGGCCAAGCACCCCGGCCGCGCACTCGAGAAGGCTGTCAAGGGCATGCTGCCCAAGGGCCCCCTGGGCTACGCCATGATCAAGAAGCTCAAGGTCTACGGCGGCGCGGAACATCCGCACACCGCTCAGCAGCCCAAGGCGCTGGAAATCTAA